TTAGAAAGATACCAGAGGACATCTCCAAGCTCCTTCTTTAAAGCTTCTTTGTCAATAGAGTTCCCATCTCTGATTACTTTTTTAAGCTTCTCCATAATTTCTCCTGTTTCTCCACAAAGCCCCAACGCAGGATATATCCAGTTAGGCTCGGTTTTTGGATAAATTGCAGTTTGTCTTGCCTTTTCTTGATATTCGCTAAAAGTCATGATATTCCTCCTCGATAATGTTTTTGGAAGAAGCTACTTATTAAGGTCTTATAGTTCCCCTTCCCCCGCTTCTACTCTCTCCCCTTTTTCTACCAGTTTAACAAGCTTTATCCTTGTCCCAATGTTTTCTTCAAGGAACTCCATAAGTTCATCAGTAATTGGATAGATATCTGTAAAATTAATAGCTCCTACTTCTTCAACAGCCTTAAACATCAGCCTCTCAAGTTCAACTTTTGTTTCATTGTCAATTCCTTCAACTACGTGATAATCAAAGCGATTTCCATTTTTCTCCCTGTATGCCAGCAATCCTACTTTTCCGAAAAAACCTACATTCAATTCAATAAAGTAATCTTTCCACTTGAGCACACTTGCAATGTCTGGTTTGCAAGGGACTTTAGAAGGAAAAAGTGAATCTACAACCTTCCCACAATAACCACAAATAAGCTTGTTTTCCACGATTCTACCAAAAGGATGATAGTAGTAACGTTCAAGTTTGTGTTTTTCTGACATAAAAGCCTCCTACGAGATGGTCTTATAAAAAAGAGAAATCAATAAGTAACCATTAAAAGCCATAACATACGAAATTGATCAAAAGAATTTTTTGCTTCTGTTCAAGAAAGTCAACTACCTACGAATGAAATAATCAGATTAATATTATAGTGGCAGATGATTGACAAAAATAAATTAACCTTCTTATAAAATAGGGAATCTACTACAGAAGTAGAAGACAATTTATTCAAAATAATAATCGAATGTTCTTACAATAAAAATTTGAGGAGGTTTCTCTTCAATGAGATTATATTACTTTCTTGTGGTTTTAAAATTTCTGATAAGATACAAAAACTCTACTGTGCATCGTTTTCCTCCTTTTAAAAATTTATTATTTCTTTTCTTGATTTAAAGTCTTTTTTAACTCTTTTCCAAAGTTTTCACAGGCTTTTGACAGGGCATCTTTTGAAATTAAAAAAGCACCTTTGCCTTCGCTTTCTATCTCTTTTTCTACGCCATCTATAATAACAGTAGCAGTTACAACTCCTATTGTTGAAGTTTTCCAGATATTATTTTTTAACTTTACATCCTTTGGCACAATTCTTATTACTTTTGCCTGTGGAGGGAGCATATTTTTATCTTGCTCCTTAAGAATAGCGTAGGTGCCAAATTCTCCACTCTCTTTTAGTCCTTGATACAAACAATCTGCTATGTTTCCTGTTTTTATGTATTTTGTACTTCTGTCTTGTTCTAATTCAACTCTGAACACATGATCACTTATCAGTATAGCTTTATCTGCGTATTGAATATTATATATAGTTCCTTCCTTTTTCCAAAAAAGACTGTGTTCGTAAACTTTAGTGCTACAGCCAGAGGCAAGGGGGATAAGCAAAATAAAGGAAAGTAAAATTTTTACTTTTTTCAAAGCTTCCTCCTTTCTTACAAGTAGATTGTGTTTTTCAGATTGGAAAACCCCTACTGTGCCTGTAGGGACATTCCCCAGTGCTGTGATTCTTTGTCAAACCATGCTTTTATTTCAGGCTCAAGTCTAATCGTAGACAACTCAAACCACATTTTAGCCATACCAATTATGTAATTTCTTTCTGGTGGATTT
The genomic region above belongs to Methanofastidiosum sp. and contains:
- a CDS encoding nucleoside triphosphate pyrophosphohydrolase family protein, with the translated sequence MTFSEYQEKARQTAIYPKTEPNWIYPALGLCGETGEIMEKLKKVIRDGNSIDKEALKKELGDVLWYLSNLAFELGLDLEDVARTNLEKLFSRKERNCLKGSGDNR